One genomic segment of Fusobacterium nucleatum includes these proteins:
- a CDS encoding SDR family oxidoreductase: MKIFIVGGSSGIGLSLTKRYANLGNDVAICGTNEEKLKKIEEYNNNIKIYKVDVRNKEELKFAIEDFSSGNLDLIINSAGIYTNNRTTKLTDKEAYAMIDINLTGVLNTFEAVRDMMFKNNRGHIAIISSVAGLLDYPKASVYARTKMTIMGVCETYRSFFRNYNINITTIIPGYIATDKLKSLSEEDITKKPTVLSEEESTNIIIKAIEDKKEKIIYPLSMKILISIITKLPKRLLTYILMKQANWGKK; the protein is encoded by the coding sequence ATGAAAATTTTTATAGTTGGGGGTAGTTCTGGGATAGGTTTATCTCTTACTAAAAGATATGCTAACTTAGGAAATGATGTAGCTATCTGTGGAACAAATGAGGAAAAATTAAAAAAAATTGAAGAATATAACAACAACATTAAAATATATAAGGTTGATGTTAGAAACAAAGAAGAATTAAAATTTGCCATAGAGGATTTTTCTAGTGGAAATTTGGATTTGATTATAAATTCTGCTGGAATATACACTAACAACAGAACTACAAAGCTAACTGACAAAGAAGCCTATGCTATGATAGACATAAACTTGACAGGAGTTTTAAATACTTTTGAAGCAGTGAGAGATATGATGTTTAAAAATAACAGAGGACACATTGCAATAATATCATCTGTTGCAGGTTTACTTGATTATCCAAAAGCCTCTGTCTATGCAAGAACTAAAATGACAATAATGGGAGTTTGTGAGACATATAGATCATTTTTTAGAAATTACAATATAAATATAACTACAATAATTCCGGGTTATATAGCCACTGATAAATTAAAATCTTTAAGTGAAGAAGACATTACAAAAAAGCCTACTGTACTTTCTGAGGAAGAATCCACAAACATAATAATAAAAGCCATTGAAGATAAAAAAGAAAAAATAATATATCCATTAAGTATGAAAATATTAATTTCAATAATAACAAAATTACCAAAAAGACTTTTAACTTATATTTTGATGAAACAAGCTAATTGGGGTAAAAAATAA
- a CDS encoding MgtC/SapB family protein, which yields MPNILEMIDKFLNLKFAGELTVEVVCFRLLLAIILGGIVGYEREKNNRPAGFRTHILVCFGAAIVSMVQDQLRLNILDLARTEGTAVASVIKTDLGRLGAQVISGVGFLGAGSIMKEKGETIGGLTTAAGIWATACVGLGIGWGFYNIAIVAILFMIIIMVSLKRLESKFVRKSRLLKFEVKFFDTDDFANGLIEAYEIFRQKSIKISEIDKYQDEGIVTFTVSMKGRHNISDVVVSLSSIKNVEYVKDV from the coding sequence ATGCCTAATATACTTGAAATGATTGATAAATTTTTAAATTTAAAATTTGCTGGTGAATTAACAGTTGAGGTTGTCTGTTTTAGATTACTTTTAGCTATTATTCTTGGTGGAATTGTTGGTTATGAAAGAGAAAAGAATAACCGTCCTGCTGGATTTAGAACACATATCTTAGTATGTTTTGGAGCTGCAATTGTATCTATGGTACAGGATCAATTAAGACTGAATATTCTTGATTTGGCTAGAACAGAAGGAACAGCTGTTGCCTCTGTGATAAAAACTGACTTAGGAAGACTTGGAGCTCAGGTAATAAGTGGAGTTGGTTTCTTAGGGGCAGGTAGTATAATGAAAGAAAAAGGTGAAACTATTGGAGGACTGACAACTGCTGCTGGAATTTGGGCAACTGCTTGTGTTGGTCTAGGAATAGGTTGGGGTTTCTACAATATTGCTATTGTTGCAATATTATTTATGATAATAATTATGGTTTCTTTAAAAAGATTGGAATCTAAATTTGTTAGAAAATCTAGACTATTAAAATTTGAAGTTAAGTTTTTTGATACTGATGATTTTGCAAATGGACTTATAGAAGCCTATGAAATTTTTAGACAAAAATCTATAAAAATTTCTGAAATAGACAAATACCAAGATGAAGGTATAGTAACTTTTACAGTGAGCATGAAAGGAAGACATAATATCTCTGATGTTGTTGTTTCTCTTTCATCAATTAAAAATGTTGAATATGTAAAGGATGTATAA
- a CDS encoding gamma-glutamyl-gamma-aminobutyrate hydrolase family protein has protein sequence MKKPIIGISASMIYEEKDELFLGDKHSCVAYSYIDAVYKSWGIPITLPILKDVSAIREQVKLLDGLILSGGRDVDPHFYGEEPLEKLEAIFPERDVHEMALIKAAIDLKKPILAICRGMQILNVTYGGTLYQDISYAPGKHIKHYQVGSSYQATHSINIDKNSILFKMADKSEIERVNSFHHQALKQVAKGLKVVATAPDGIIEAVEAENEDGTFIIGVQFHPEMMFDKSIFARAIFKRFINICIDSRPTEVLLKDETHQTEENKEKNIDEKIKEMEDKEKKEFFKGDL, from the coding sequence ATGAAAAAACCAATTATTGGAATTTCTGCAAGTATGATATATGAAGAAAAAGATGAATTATTCCTAGGTGATAAACACTCTTGTGTTGCTTACTCTTATATTGATGCAGTATATAAATCGTGGGGAATTCCAATTACTCTACCAATTTTAAAAGATGTTTCTGCAATAAGAGAACAAGTGAAATTATTAGATGGTTTAATTTTATCAGGTGGACGTGATGTTGATCCTCATTTTTATGGAGAGGAACCTTTGGAAAAATTAGAAGCTATTTTTCCTGAAAGAGATGTACATGAAATGGCTCTAATTAAAGCAGCTATTGATTTGAAAAAACCTATTCTTGCAATATGTCGTGGTATGCAAATACTTAATGTTACCTATGGTGGAACTTTATATCAAGATATTTCTTATGCACCAGGAAAACATATTAAACATTATCAGGTAGGTTCATCTTATCAAGCAACTCACTCAATAAATATTGATAAAAATTCAATTTTATTTAAAATGGCAGATAAATCAGAAATTGAAAGAGTGAATTCTTTTCATCATCAAGCACTGAAGCAAGTGGCAAAAGGACTTAAAGTTGTTGCGACAGCCCCTGATGGAATCATTGAAGCAGTTGAAGCAGAAAATGAAGATGGGACATTTATAATAGGGGTACAATTTCACCCTGAAATGATGTTTGACAAGAGTATTTTTGCAAGGGCAATATTTAAAAGGTTTATTAATATTTGTATAGATAGTAGACCAACAGAAGTACTTTTAAAAGATGAAACTCATCAGACAGAAGAAAATAAAGAAAAAAATATAGATGAAAAAATAAAAGAAATGGAAGATAAAGAAAAAAAAGAATTTTTTAAAGGGGATTTATAA
- a CDS encoding carbon starvation protein A, whose translation MYSFIGSVIALVLGYAIYGKFVDRIFGSDDTKITPAKRLSDGVDYMEMGWTKAFLIQFLNIAGTGPIFGAVAGALWGPAAFIWIVFGCIFAGSVHDFLIGMMSLRKDGASVSEIVGENLGLTAKQIMRVFSVILLLLVGVVFVMSPAQILKDITGVSYEVWLGVIIVYYLCATVLPIDTIIGKIYPIFGLSLLIMALGIGGGLIINNANIPEIAFVNMNPTGRSVFPYLCITIACGAISGFHATQSPMMARCLKTERDGRKVFYGAMISEGIIALIWAAAAMSFFGGIPQLAEAGPAAVVVNKISVGILGKVGGALALLGVVACPITSGDTAFRSARLTIADSLKYKQGPIVNRFVVAIPLFVLGIALCFIPFNVVWRYFGWSNQTLATIALWAAVKYLANRGKNYWIALIPAMFMTVVVTSYIIAAPEGFVRFFGDKDIRVIEHIAIAIGCVVSLACTTAFFMSNKKTDLITE comes from the coding sequence ATGTATAGTTTTATAGGTTCGGTTATAGCCTTAGTCTTAGGTTACGCAATTTACGGAAAATTTGTAGATAGAATTTTTGGTTCAGATGACACAAAAATTACTCCTGCAAAAAGATTAAGTGATGGTGTGGACTATATGGAAATGGGTTGGACAAAAGCATTTCTTATTCAATTTCTAAATATAGCTGGTACAGGACCAATATTTGGGGCTGTTGCTGGAGCATTATGGGGTCCAGCTGCATTTATTTGGATAGTGTTTGGCTGTATTTTTGCAGGCTCAGTTCATGATTTTTTAATAGGAATGATGTCTTTGAGAAAAGATGGAGCCTCTGTTTCTGAAATAGTAGGAGAAAATTTAGGATTAACTGCAAAACAAATAATGAGAGTTTTCTCAGTTATACTTTTATTACTAGTTGGTGTTGTATTTGTGATGAGTCCTGCTCAAATTTTAAAAGATATAACTGGAGTTAGTTATGAAGTTTGGTTAGGAGTTATTATTGTTTATTATCTTTGTGCAACAGTTTTACCAATTGATACAATTATAGGAAAAATTTATCCAATATTTGGTTTATCACTTTTAATAATGGCACTTGGAATAGGTGGAGGATTAATAATAAATAATGCTAATATTCCTGAAATAGCTTTTGTAAATATGAATCCAACAGGAAGATCAGTTTTCCCATATTTGTGTATAACAATAGCTTGTGGAGCAATCAGTGGTTTTCATGCTACTCAATCACCTATGATGGCGAGATGTTTAAAAACAGAAAGAGATGGAAGAAAAGTTTTCTATGGTGCAATGATATCAGAAGGAATTATAGCTCTTATTTGGGCTGCAGCAGCAATGTCATTCTTTGGTGGAATACCTCAGCTTGCAGAAGCTGGGCCAGCAGCAGTTGTTGTTAATAAAATATCAGTTGGAATTTTAGGAAAAGTTGGAGGAGCATTAGCTTTGCTTGGAGTTGTTGCTTGTCCTATAACTTCTGGAGATACTGCATTTAGAAGTGCAAGACTTACTATTGCCGACTCTTTAAAATATAAACAAGGACCTATTGTAAATAGGTTTGTTGTTGCAATTCCACTATTTGTTTTAGGTATTGCACTATGTTTTATACCATTTAATGTTGTTTGGAGATACTTTGGTTGGTCAAATCAAACTCTTGCTACAATAGCTTTATGGGCAGCAGTTAAATATTTAGCAAACAGAGGAAAGAATTACTGGATAGCTTTAATACCAGCAATGTTTATGACAGTTGTTGTAACTTCTTACATAATTGCAGCACCAGAAGGATTTGTAAGATTCTTTGGAGATAAAGATATAAGAGTAATAGAACATATTGCAATAGCAATAGGTTGTGTTGTATCATTAGCATGTACAACTGCATTCTTTATGTCAAATAAAAAAACTGATTTAATTACTGAATAG
- a CDS encoding LytTR family DNA-binding domain-containing protein produces the protein MINCIIVEDELPAREELKYFLNEEKEIKLIAEFDNPLDTLNFLENNTADVIFLDINMPDMNGISLGKIITKMYPDIKIVFITAYKDYAVDAFEIKAFDYLLKPYSESRIKNLLKSLTNIKTENTNSVKNTNLKKITVNIGERLYVISLNDIDYIEASEKETLIFSNEKKYVSKIKISKWEEMLKGDNFYRCHRSFIVNLDKITEIEQWFNSSWIIKIKNYATAIPVSRNNIKELKKLFSV, from the coding sequence ATGATTAATTGCATAATCGTTGAAGATGAATTACCTGCAAGAGAAGAATTAAAATATTTTTTAAATGAAGAAAAAGAAATTAAACTTATAGCTGAATTTGATAATCCTTTGGATACTTTAAATTTCTTAGAAAACAATACAGCTGATGTCATTTTTTTAGATATTAATATGCCTGATATGAATGGAATTAGTCTAGGAAAAATAATCACCAAAATGTATCCAGATATTAAAATAGTTTTTATAACTGCATATAAAGATTATGCTGTTGATGCCTTTGAGATAAAAGCTTTTGATTATCTTTTAAAGCCTTATTCAGAAAGTAGGATTAAAAATCTTTTAAAATCTTTGACAAATATTAAAACTGAAAATACAAATTCAGTTAAAAATACCAATCTAAAGAAAATTACTGTAAATATCGGTGAAAGACTTTATGTTATTTCTCTAAATGATATTGACTATATAGAAGCTTCTGAAAAGGAAACTTTAATATTTTCAAATGAAAAAAAATATGTAAGTAAAATAAAAATTTCTAAATGGGAAGAAATGCTAAAAGGAGATAATTTTTATAGATGTCACCGTTCATTTATTGTCAACTTAGATAAAATAACTGAGATAGAACAATGGTTTAATTCATCTTGGATAATAAAGATTAAAAACTATGCAACTGCTATACCTGTAAGTAGAAACAATATCAAAGAATTAAAAAAACTATTTTCAGTCTGA
- a CDS encoding sensor histidine kinase translates to MNIQFISHLISNIGCSAMIAFFFIKIDRANIIIKSKAKTKKDIVALSFFFSLLSISGTYIGLNFNGAILNTRNVGVIAGGILGGPYVSIITGLVAGIHRAFVNLGRETAIPCAISTIIGGFLTAYVHRFIKNKDRIFFGFFLACTIENLSMGLILILLKDKILAQNIVTSFYIPMVLMNSIGASVLILIVEDIIQKSEIVAGNQAKLALEIANKTLPYFRETENLSEVCKIIAENLGAKATVITDKKNIIAGFSFDKAEITKTAIKSNNTRKVLKTGEVMLVIKEDDEIIEDFLDISPHIKSCIILPLKEKNDVNGTLKIFFDTAEKITEKNRYLMIGLSHLISTQMEISKVENLISLLKYSELKALQSQINPHFLFNVLNTMTSLIRTNPEKAREVTIDLSNYLRYNLDNNVKSVELIKELNQIDNYIKIEKARFGDKLNIIYDVDENLYNFQIPSLIIQPLVENSIKHGILKKRENGYVKVIVKKIDKDIEVIIEDDGVGIEQTVIDNLDKQIQENIGLKNVHQRLKLLYGEGLNIKKLEQGTRIKFKILGGVKYD, encoded by the coding sequence ATGAATATACAATTTATTTCACATTTAATTAGTAATATAGGTTGTTCTGCAATGATAGCATTTTTCTTTATAAAAATTGATAGAGCAAATATTATTATAAAAAGCAAAGCTAAAACCAAAAAAGATATTGTTGCTCTATCTTTTTTCTTTTCACTGCTTTCTATTAGTGGAACTTATATAGGATTAAATTTTAATGGTGCAATTTTAAATACAAGAAATGTTGGAGTTATTGCAGGTGGTATTTTGGGTGGTCCTTATGTTTCAATAATTACAGGACTTGTAGCTGGAATACATAGAGCCTTTGTAAATCTTGGAAGAGAAACTGCTATTCCCTGTGCTATTTCAACAATAATAGGTGGATTTTTAACTGCCTATGTACATCGTTTTATAAAAAATAAAGATAGGATATTTTTTGGATTTTTCCTAGCCTGTACTATTGAAAATCTTAGTATGGGATTAATTTTAATTTTACTTAAAGATAAAATTTTAGCTCAAAATATAGTTACAAGTTTTTATATTCCAATGGTTCTTATGAATTCCATTGGGGCAAGTGTTCTAATTTTAATAGTTGAAGACATTATTCAAAAAAGTGAAATTGTAGCAGGAAACCAAGCTAAACTTGCTTTAGAGATAGCAAATAAAACTTTACCTTATTTTAGAGAAACTGAAAATCTTAGTGAAGTATGTAAAATAATTGCTGAAAATTTAGGGGCAAAAGCAACAGTAATAACTGATAAAAAAAATATTATAGCAGGATTTTCCTTTGACAAAGCAGAGATAACAAAAACTGCCATAAAAAGTAATAATACAAGAAAAGTTTTAAAAACTGGGGAAGTAATGCTAGTTATAAAAGAAGATGATGAAATTATAGAGGATTTTTTAGATATTTCACCTCATATAAAATCTTGTATTATTTTACCTTTAAAGGAGAAAAATGATGTAAATGGTACATTAAAAATTTTCTTTGATACAGCAGAAAAAATAACAGAAAAAAATAGATATCTGATGATAGGTTTATCACATCTTATATCAACCCAAATGGAAATCAGTAAGGTAGAAAATTTAATATCTTTGCTTAAATATTCTGAGTTGAAAGCCTTACAATCTCAAATAAATCCACACTTTTTATTTAATGTATTAAATACTATGACCTCTCTTATCAGAACAAATCCTGAAAAAGCAAGAGAAGTAACAATAGATTTATCCAATTATTTAAGATATAATTTAGATAACAATGTTAAAAGTGTAGAGCTTATAAAAGAATTAAATCAAATTGACAATTATATAAAAATTGAAAAAGCAAGGTTTGGAGACAAATTAAATATAATTTATGATGTTGATGAAAACTTATATAATTTCCAAATTCCAAGTTTAATTATTCAGCCTCTTGTTGAAAATAGTATAAAACATGGTATTTTAAAGAAAAGAGAAAATGGCTATGTTAAAGTAATTGTAAAGAAAATTGATAAAGATATAGAAGTTATAATTGAAGATGATGGGGTAGGTATAGAACAAACTGTAATTGATAATTTAGATAAACAGATACAAGAAAATATTGGTCTTAAAAATGTTCATCAAAGATTAAAGCTTCTCTATGGAGAAGGTCTTAATATAAAGAAATTAGAACAGGGAACGAGAATAAAATTTAAAATACTTGGAGGTGTTAAATATGATTAA
- a CDS encoding Crp/Fnr family transcriptional regulator, with amino-acid sequence MISKEDIKYFEKIFPFWFDINQNDRAKIILSSRVLSLKKNSIFFNSHELDGLLYLKSGKLRFFLSSLDARELPLYYLNSMEVEFFENFTDKTISTILDVAFIAEKNSEILLIPCSLLNFLRNKYSIMEKFLHNLTREKFSKSLLSLQNILLIPLKDRLLNFLYSLNKTEISLTHEEIAKNLGSSREVISRNLKVLEKEKFLKVNRKKIIILDRGDIL; translated from the coding sequence GTGATAAGCAAGGAGGATATAAAATATTTTGAAAAAATTTTTCCTTTTTGGTTTGATATAAACCAAAATGACAGGGCTAAAATTATTCTTTCAAGTCGTGTGTTATCTTTGAAGAAAAACTCTATATTTTTTAATTCACATGAATTAGATGGTTTACTATATTTGAAATCAGGAAAACTTAGATTTTTCCTATCTTCTTTAGATGCAAGAGAGTTACCACTTTATTATTTGAATAGTATGGAAGTAGAATTTTTTGAAAATTTTACTGATAAAACAATATCAACAATTTTAGATGTAGCTTTTATTGCTGAAAAAAATAGTGAAATACTTTTAATTCCGTGTTCATTATTAAATTTTCTTAGAAATAAATATAGTATAATGGAAAAATTTTTACATAATTTAACAAGAGAAAAATTTTCAAAATCTTTATTATCATTACAAAATATTTTACTTATACCACTTAAAGATAGATTACTTAATTTTTTATATAGTTTAAATAAAACTGAAATATCACTAACTCATGAAGAAATAGCAAAGAATTTAGGCAGTTCAAGAGAGGTAATAAGTAGAAATTTAAAAGTTTTAGAGAAAGAAAAATTTTTAAAAGTAAATAGAAAAAAAATTATTATATTAGATAGGGGTGATATATTATGA